ACAGTCAGCCCGCCgcatgtgttgttttgcagaaTAAACACTATGTGTGACAAAAGACGATAGAAGGAAATAATGTGCTACTACCCCTGAGGACGTGTGGAACGAACGCTCACGATTTTCGTCTTGTTTTTGGGTGTAACTCAATCAATACGCGATGCCCGTCTGACGACAGCAGCCCTCGTCTAacagcaaaatcaaacaacaacacccttACTTCCGTTGGTCTTGTTCAATCCGGTCGCTCCAGTAGGCTCCTTTGGCGTCACCGGTGTAATATCACCCCAAAGCACGATGTACCAACACTATTCGCCGGACAGCAGTAACGTCAGCCTGTTGGCAACGATGGCACAAGCAATGCGACACCTTAATGCCACACTCACGACAGTGGGTAACGGTAGCGGTGGTAGTGCACTACACCACTCACCGATCGCCACCCTCGTTGGATTGCCAGCGCTACTTGACCAGGTGCCCTTTCGCAACGACAGCACGGGCGGTGGTTTCATTAGCCCGCAGGACGACACCGACGACGACGGTACGCCAACGATCTCGATGGACAATCTTTACCCAGCGCTCATACAGTGTTTTGCCATCATCATCTGTGGGTGAGTACATAGTAGGAACTCAGGCGGAAAAGGATCGATTTTCCCTTTGCGCTCCCCGTCATCGTGGCACCAGGAATGTCGATTTTTCTCCACTATAGACCAATAATGACGCACAGATGATGAAAATTCAAAGGAAGCAGCaatgtgtgggtgtgggttGCACATAGTTTCACGCCCACTCTTGCTCCCTCGACGGTTGCATTCCTGCACGCAAATCCcgtggaaaatatttccctAGTCTAGCGTGCGTTTTCCTACCCTTGCCTGTGGTGACATTACGCTCCAGTGCGATAAACCGCTCGGGGGGATTTTCATCATCTCCACTCAACTGCCTGTGGGATGGAAAGCATTGAGCGGAAACGACAACCCACGTCGATAAGAACTGTTTGTCACCGTTGTTTAATGTGCAACAGGCTACACATGGGAACATTATTGTTGATCTTTGCAGTTTCAAGTACACACAGCGCATTATGACGATGGCATCATGAAGTTAAATGTTTTTGCTCCACAGAACATTGGAGCGAATGTCAGCAAATtaccattttcattcaaaacacCCTCTAATTACTTGCCGATTTTAGGCGGCGAAAAGTTTCCCCTTAAACGCTGCCGAAGCATCTGGAAGGTTGTGGCGAATGGCACGAGCAGCATTTCCGATCGTTGCGAAATACAagctgtgtgcaaaaattggaTCTGCATGCTAGCAGGTTGTTGAGCATTGAGCAATGCATTAAGTGTGCCAGTTTAGGTGCTACTTGCGTTGCGGTGCCCTAGGGTCTCTGCACCCAATGGAATATTGTTATTGATGACGATACTTTCTctaaagtttgttgtttttttgttataagaTCGTGTTGCCGTATTAGCATACAGATTTGCATCTTTTCAAGGTTTATTGAGGGTTGTTGTTCAGCTGGATTGCTGATGCGTCCGTTGGTactaagcaaataaataaaggcGTCATTTGAATTTGTCAGTAATTCAGCTCTTTACGCCACTAAATAAATTGTCGATCTGCATTAATGGATAAAGAGATTGTATATCGTCCCCGTGAGCCACCTCCAGAACCTAGTGAAATGGGAATTCCAACCGAACAACCCAAAAACCCCTTATTTTAGACGTGTTTCGTGTCCAAGGTTGCATACCTTCACCAATCATCGACCCGCTCCGGCACAGGACCGGCCAAAGCCTTGACTGCTGCCTGCCGGAATATGATGGATCTTTCCGAATCCGTTAAGCTTCTTAGCGTTGACTCACCGTAGCGCACCGAGCGCTGCGACGGGTACTCTGATTCGCCGTACCGAAAACCCCGAGGACATGCGGTTTCAATTAGGGCAATCAATTTACCCTGTCAACACGACGCCgggttccgtttcgtttccgaTTTCCGTGTGTCGCCCGCCCTTGGTTCGCTTGGATACCGTTGTTTTGAAGGAAGCGCCCcaaagacacacatacacagacacacagatggCCCGTTGATGGCAATGAAGTAGATTGTTCATGATTGTGCATGATTCATAAGGTGCCCTCTGATGATTAGTGCTCGCGGGGAAGGAAGATCGTGACTTTAAACACATTAAAGTGACctttttcaacacaaattgTATCATTGTTACTTCCCTTACAAAgagccttttttgttttcttgacGTTAGGTAGTAATTTGAATTAGTAGTAATGTTCTTAATAATTTTTCTTGACAGATATCTCGCAGGGCGTTTGAATATCATCAGCAACTTTGAAGCGAAAGGTCTCAACACCTTCGTCGGGACGTTCGCGCTTCCATCGGTAATTTTCCTCTCCTTGGCTGAACTGAACTGGAGTACGGTCAATTGGAACTTTCTGCTTTCGATACTGATCGCAAAGACGATCGTGTTCCTGTCGGTAGCGATCATTTCGCTACTGGTTGCACGACCCGTCAACTATGGCCGGGCCGGACTGTTGGCGATCTTCTGTACCCAGAGCAATGATTTTGCCATCGGATATCCAATTGGTGAGGAATTAAGCGCTTACTTTACTTGAAATTTGGTTTTACACTCTCGTCTCATTCCAACTCCCATTACAGTGTCGGCGCTGTATTCAAAAATCCATCCCGAGTATGCGTCCTACATCTACCTTCTGGCTCCAATCTCGCTGGCCATCCTCAACCCCATCGGATACGTACTGATGGAGATCTCCAAAATCAAGGACAAAAATGCAGAAAATAATGTGAGTATTGGAACGGTGCGGCAAACGCTTCGGGGAAATTCTAAAACTATTCTCATCGAACGATTCCATTGTGCCATTCATGGGAAAGATTGTCGTGTTTTTCGTTGCTGATACTATGCAAATAGTTTTTGCTCAGCTGCTGTACGCTGTAAAATGAAAGGTGACAATGACAGTGTCACACAATGGCATACGGAGCACTTATTTCACTTCTAAATTGTTTCGTATTTTTTCGCATTTAAATCGATTAACGATGCACATTGTTTGGAAATCTGAATAGTAACACCTCATTTTATGATTACAGACGTCAACGAACGCAGAGACAAGTCCCCCACCAACTACATGTCCCGAATTAGCCGCCCAGAATCGACGAAAAATTCTCAAAGGAAAAGCGCTCGTCGTGATCAAAACGGTCGAATCGATTTTCTTCAACCCGATCCTGCTCATGACACTGCTGGGTGTGATCGGTGGTCAAATATTTCCCAACGGTTTGCCGGTTTATCTGTCGAGCGTTTTGCGCTCGCTGGGTAACTCTTTCTCAGCCACCGCGCTTTTTCTGCTAGGATTGCGCATGGTCGGTAAGGCTTCGACGCTCCAGGGTCCGGGATTGATCCTGCCCGGGATACTGATCCTCGTGAAGCTGCTCGTGTTTCCGCTCATCACACGCCAGACGGTAAACATCATGAACGCCGGTGCCAACTTCAGCGAAACGACGGACCTGAGTACGTTCGGGTTCCTGTACGGTACCTTTCCCGCTGCACCGGGCGTCTTCGTGATTGCTTCACAGTACAATCGCGATGTGGATTTGGTAGGTGGAAAGATTtactttttgttgctttgcctTGCCACTTGCCGTGTATGCTTAAATGTCTCCCGTTTTCCCTTCCAGATTGCAAGCAGCATGGTTGCATCGACATTTATCAGTGCACCGCTGATGTTCATCTCAGCTAAAATGATCACGATTACCAACCTCACACCGGCCGACTATCTCAATGAGCTGGACAAGTTTTCGTTCGATATCAGTATCGTGGCTATCATTGCAGGTGTTTggacgctgctgctgttcgcgCTTACCCGCAAGGTAAAACGGATGCCGCATCGCATCACGTGCTGCTTGCTCGTGTCGCAGCTCATCTGCAATGTGGGCGTCATACTGTGGTCAACGCTGGAACAAAACAGCCGCTGGAAGATGTACCTTCAGTTTTACTTCTTCACCATCGGCTGTTACAGCAGTCGGCTGTGGACGGCTTTCCTTGCGATTACGATACTGTTCCTCCAGTGCCGTAGCCTTTGCTTTGTGCTGAAACTGTGGCCAGTTTTTGTGAGTTTATTTGCCGCGCAATTGCGGCCGTAGTGGTGGCcgaaaaatttattaattcaaaaTCATTTACAGATTGCCGCCGCTTGGGGTCTACCGACCATAATAGTGTCGTTGCTTCTCTTTCTGGACACCAAAAACATTCTTCCGACGGAAAAGCGGAATCCAAGTTTTCAGTATGGCAATGCCCAGGCCGCCATTGCCGTGTTTCTGTTGGTAATGTGCTTCATAGTGACGGTAGGCTGTTTGATATTGCATCAGCGTTTTAAGAAACGGCACGAACGATACCTGACTCTTTCACGGGAGGTGTCCTCACCGGACACAGACACAAGCCCCGTCACGAGTAGCTCCGTGGTGAATCTACTGACGGGTGGTGGAAATTCTACCATCCACCAGCGAAGACGCCATTCGGTGACGTCGAGTGACGATGAAATCCTCCCGGCCGCAGCTACCAGATGCGAGCAGGCGCCAGTAGGAAATGGTGGATGCAGCGATGGGAAAAGTGGAGCCTGCTGCAGCAGTTCGTCCGGTACGATTCGCACGGTGGTGGACATTGAAGATCTCGCGATCGGTGCCAGTATCAATAACGATGTAAACGAACCCGGTTCTCCAACGCTCGAATCGAATGGAATGTGTTCGGCACAGTTTAACTGTCCGGCGGCTGGTAAGCAGCAGTGCCAATCGTTGATCGATCGCTACCGAGAACAGGCCAGCGATGGGTTGGAACCAGTCGAGTACGATAAGACCGGTGACCAGCAACAGATACTACGGCACATGGTGCTACTGATCCTACTGCTATGCTCAATGT
This Anopheles marshallii chromosome 3, idAnoMarsDA_429_01, whole genome shotgun sequence DNA region includes the following protein-coding sequences:
- the LOC128711891 gene encoding integral membrane protein GPR155, with the translated sequence MYQHYSPDSSNVSLLATMAQAMRHLNATLTTVGNGSGGSALHHSPIATLVGLPALLDQVPFRNDSTGGGFISPQDDTDDDGTPTISMDNLYPALIQCFAIIICGYLAGRLNIISNFEAKGLNTFVGTFALPSVIFLSLAELNWSTVNWNFLLSILIAKTIVFLSVAIISLLVARPVNYGRAGLLAIFCTQSNDFAIGYPIVSALYSKIHPEYASYIYLLAPISLAILNPIGYVLMEISKIKDKNAENNTSTNAETSPPPTTCPELAAQNRRKILKGKALVVIKTVESIFFNPILLMTLLGVIGGQIFPNGLPVYLSSVLRSLGNSFSATALFLLGLRMVGKASTLQGPGLILPGILILVKLLVFPLITRQTVNIMNAGANFSETTDLSTFGFLYGTFPAAPGVFVIASQYNRDVDLIASSMVASTFISAPLMFISAKMITITNLTPADYLNELDKFSFDISIVAIIAGVWTLLLFALTRKVKRMPHRITCCLLVSQLICNVGVILWSTLEQNSRWKMYLQFYFFTIGCYSSRLWTAFLAITILFLQCRSLCFVLKLWPVFIAAAWGLPTIIVSLLLFLDTKNILPTEKRNPSFQYGNAQAAIAVFLLVMCFIVTVGCLILHQRFKKRHERYLTLSREVSSPDTDTSPVTSSSVVNLLTGGGNSTIHQRRRHSVTSSDDEILPAAATRCEQAPVGNGGCSDGKSGACCSSSSGTIRTVVDIEDLAIGASINNDVNEPGSPTLESNGMCSAQFNCPAAGKQQCQSLIDRYREQASDGLEPVEYDKTGDQQQILRHMVLLILLLCSMFVGLSLSVWTLIMEGMSGIYVELTFLDAFLNFGQSIIVLAVFITDTGELLLPMMKFWRKVWYGANLLQLPIWSELSTETRHICDQFTTHHLEICRKAIAKDIRWRIKVYRRVFYGSVFVDWLLEVGLAKDRTDATHYARRLIDGRVLRHINNVYHFHDRNLLYTFCERL